From the Gallaecimonas kandeliae genome, one window contains:
- a CDS encoding DUF6950 family protein: protein MTLHDFIQQRRLARFVWGQADCCLLAADWVQSQTGTDFAAAFRGRYRTALGAKRVLAKAGLKDIEDAVTQALGKPVGRLQLHRGDLALIEQFRGPALGIASGDRVWVPGEYELVTVPLAQALKGWRLPCRQS, encoded by the coding sequence ATGACCTTGCATGACTTCATCCAGCAGCGCCGCCTGGCCCGTTTTGTGTGGGGCCAGGCCGATTGCTGCCTATTGGCCGCCGACTGGGTGCAAAGCCAGACCGGCACCGACTTCGCCGCCGCCTTCCGGGGCCGCTACCGCACCGCCCTGGGCGCCAAGCGGGTGCTGGCCAAGGCGGGCCTCAAAGACATCGAGGACGCCGTCACCCAAGCCCTGGGCAAGCCCGTGGGCCGCCTGCAACTGCACCGGGGCGATCTGGCCCTGATAGAGCAGTTCCGGGGGCCGGCTCTTGGCATCGCCAGTGGCGACCGCGTCTGGGTGCCGGGCGAGTATGAGCTGGTAACAGTGCCACTGGCCCAGGCCCTCAAGGGATGGAGGTTGCCATGCCGCCAGTCGTAG
- a CDS encoding tape measure protein translates to MNKELSLSLKLSADGRQLVATVANADRVVEALGQTSDKTSGQAAHLGQGLDKAAGGARHASQDVGRLQSTAGSAGNELGKLSRIAATAWAAMEGARGLGDVVDQLAGFQDIRTRLEQLSGSTAAYADNEQYLIRLSRDHHKVLSPLADSYAKLLVLQDAGLVSLGQARALTEGLSNAQSALGANTNQLEQANYGLAQALASPIVHAEEFQQVMDPLPGLINAMDKAAQLPAGGFRQLVLQQKVTSSYFRDTLIKALATFDGAAARTGDNINALKRDIENAYTQAAVAFETPINSAWTPVLKATAEGLLAVADNADEVANVMETVLAVAMARGAAAIVNAGVELAKKAVASRAASLAAVQEAEAEVALATAYRNGTLAGLNRTAAEERLAAARANLATTTARANIATAAMTGARALGARALALVGGWPGLILGAVAAWATFDASAGDAARSVKSVDERVQELKTSMGSLDGFDDRAAKNRPLETNLKSTLDKINQADAQIRALESRATQITSTPVRPGNEGARLQQILDIGGQIKALKEARQQLITEKEAISKVMNESFNQGLKGINWQSLSDTGPQYSAAAATKAQDLITKLQRQVRLYGDVSNVAKLRYELEKGELQNLDPALAKQLLTQAKLLDQKDKEKKATAAAATAQKEYQRNLSSLLGTLDPFGQAQKKLAANEVLLKKYFEQANVPLAERKRLLDALKGQYDAGTGYEALKQQLDPTYAENQQHQQNQGTLQNALAATPDSDLAKRQEINGLIEAEQRRHTKALNEINQQSANDFDLLWDQTFDRFASGIGQAVGQGIIYSENLGDATKKVINQVGAQLISTLVEIGIKKVASIIMGQTAEKAAQASSLATGTATATTLATAWAPAASMVSLATMGSNAVGAMAGIASTTAMAEGLSVAGVFHGGGTIPREGTYLLDGGETLYTRSQHARLMQAVDNSSRNTSIGGTSVKQENHFNFDAGGSVRDQVQQMLPTIVDVTQKAVIDSYRSRGDLYRAING, encoded by the coding sequence ATGAACAAAGAGCTGAGCCTATCGCTGAAACTGAGTGCCGACGGCCGCCAACTGGTGGCCACGGTCGCCAATGCCGACCGGGTGGTCGAGGCCCTCGGCCAGACCAGCGACAAGACCAGCGGCCAGGCCGCCCACCTCGGACAGGGCCTGGACAAGGCCGCCGGTGGCGCCCGCCACGCCAGCCAGGACGTGGGCCGCCTGCAAAGCACAGCCGGCAGCGCCGGCAACGAGCTGGGCAAGCTGTCACGCATCGCCGCCACGGCCTGGGCGGCCATGGAAGGGGCCAGGGGCCTGGGTGACGTGGTGGACCAGTTGGCGGGGTTCCAGGACATCCGCACCCGCCTGGAACAGCTCTCAGGCAGCACTGCCGCCTATGCCGACAACGAGCAGTACCTGATCCGGCTCAGCCGGGACCACCACAAGGTGCTGAGCCCCCTGGCCGACAGCTACGCCAAGCTGTTGGTCCTCCAAGACGCCGGCCTGGTCAGCCTGGGGCAGGCGCGGGCCCTGACCGAGGGGCTGTCCAACGCCCAGTCCGCCCTCGGCGCCAATACCAACCAATTGGAGCAAGCCAACTATGGCTTGGCCCAGGCCCTGGCCAGCCCCATCGTCCACGCTGAAGAGTTCCAGCAGGTCATGGATCCGCTGCCTGGCCTTATCAACGCCATGGACAAGGCCGCCCAGCTCCCCGCCGGGGGCTTTCGCCAGTTGGTGTTGCAGCAGAAGGTCACCAGCAGTTACTTCCGCGATACGCTGATCAAGGCTCTGGCCACCTTCGACGGCGCCGCCGCCCGCACCGGCGACAACATCAACGCCCTCAAGCGCGACATCGAGAACGCCTACACCCAGGCGGCCGTCGCCTTCGAGACCCCTATCAACAGCGCCTGGACGCCGGTACTCAAGGCCACGGCAGAAGGCCTGCTGGCGGTGGCCGACAACGCCGACGAGGTGGCCAACGTCATGGAAACGGTGCTGGCCGTGGCCATGGCCAGGGGCGCAGCGGCTATCGTCAATGCAGGTGTTGAACTGGCTAAGAAAGCCGTTGCCAGCCGGGCCGCCTCCCTGGCTGCCGTCCAGGAGGCCGAGGCCGAGGTGGCCCTGGCCACCGCCTACCGCAACGGCACCCTGGCTGGCCTCAACCGCACCGCCGCCGAGGAACGGCTGGCGGCTGCCCGCGCCAACCTGGCAACGACGACGGCCCGCGCCAACATCGCCACCGCAGCCATGACCGGCGCCCGTGCCCTGGGTGCCCGCGCCCTGGCCCTGGTAGGTGGTTGGCCTGGCCTCATTCTGGGGGCAGTGGCGGCTTGGGCGACCTTCGATGCCAGCGCCGGTGACGCCGCCAGGTCGGTGAAGTCGGTGGACGAACGCGTCCAAGAACTGAAGACGTCCATGGGCAGCCTGGACGGTTTCGATGACCGGGCCGCAAAGAACCGTCCCCTGGAAACCAACCTCAAGTCCACCCTGGACAAGATCAACCAGGCGGATGCGCAGATCCGAGCCTTAGAGTCCCGCGCCACCCAAATCACCTCTACGCCGGTTAGACCTGGCAACGAAGGCGCCAGGCTCCAGCAGATACTGGACATCGGTGGGCAAATCAAGGCGCTGAAGGAGGCCCGTCAGCAGCTCATCACCGAGAAAGAGGCCATCAGCAAGGTGATGAATGAGTCCTTCAACCAAGGGCTCAAGGGCATCAACTGGCAGTCCCTATCTGACACCGGCCCCCAGTACAGCGCAGCCGCCGCAACCAAGGCCCAGGACCTCATCACCAAGCTGCAACGCCAGGTTCGTCTTTATGGTGATGTTTCCAACGTCGCCAAACTGCGCTACGAGCTGGAGAAAGGCGAGCTCCAGAACCTGGACCCGGCCCTGGCCAAGCAGCTGCTGACCCAGGCCAAGCTGCTGGACCAGAAGGACAAGGAGAAGAAGGCCACCGCCGCTGCCGCTACCGCCCAAAAGGAGTACCAGCGCAACCTGAGCAGCTTGCTCGGCACCCTGGACCCGTTCGGCCAGGCCCAGAAGAAACTGGCCGCGAACGAGGTGCTGCTGAAGAAATACTTCGAGCAGGCCAACGTGCCACTGGCCGAGCGCAAGCGGCTGCTGGATGCGCTGAAGGGCCAATACGATGCCGGCACCGGCTATGAGGCTCTGAAGCAGCAGCTGGACCCGACGTATGCCGAAAACCAGCAGCACCAGCAGAACCAGGGGACTCTCCAAAACGCGCTGGCAGCGACCCCGGACAGCGACCTGGCAAAGCGCCAGGAAATCAACGGCCTCATCGAAGCGGAGCAGCGCCGGCACACCAAGGCGCTCAATGAGATAAACCAGCAGTCAGCCAATGACTTTGACCTGCTTTGGGACCAGACCTTCGACCGCTTCGCCTCCGGCATTGGCCAGGCGGTAGGGCAGGGGATCATCTACAGCGAGAACCTGGGTGATGCGACCAAGAAGGTGATCAACCAGGTGGGTGCCCAGTTGATCTCGACTCTGGTCGAGATCGGCATCAAGAAGGTGGCCTCCATCATCATGGGGCAGACCGCCGAGAAGGCCGCCCAGGCGTCGTCCCTTGCCACAGGGACGGCTACCGCCACGACGTTGGCCACAGCCTGGGCGCCAGCCGCTTCGATGGTGTCCCTGGCAACCATGGGCAGCAACGCCGTTGGCGCTATGGCTGGCATTGCCTCCACCACCGCCATGGCAGAAGGCCTGTCCGTTGCCGGCGTCTTCCACGGCGGCGGCACCATACCCCGCGAGGGCACATACCTGCTGGACGGTGGCGAGACCCTCTACACCCGCAGCCAGCATGCCCGCCTGATGCAGGCCGTGGACAACTCCAGCCGTAACACCAGCATCGGCGGCACCTCCGTCAAGCAGGAAAACCATTTCAACTTCGACGCCGGCGGCTCGGTGCGCGACCAGGTGCAGCAGATGCTGCCCACCATCGTGGACGTCACCCAGAAGGCGGTGATCGACAGCTACCGCAGCCGTGGCGACCTCTACAGGGCCATCAACGGATGA
- a CDS encoding DUF1799 domain-containing protein, whose product MSRKEQSELDKEAAAFGLVIEREEPPDIEVWEEHRDALTWWMEIRDLLRWTPSPIGSICDGLDVQAVEADARMRGRTINPDDYARVRLIAATVADHFNERLQ is encoded by the coding sequence TTGTCGCGCAAGGAGCAAAGCGAACTCGATAAGGAAGCCGCCGCCTTCGGGCTGGTCATCGAGAGGGAAGAACCCCCGGACATTGAGGTCTGGGAAGAGCACAGGGACGCGCTCACCTGGTGGATGGAGATCCGCGACCTGCTGCGTTGGACGCCGAGCCCCATAGGCAGCATCTGCGATGGCTTGGACGTGCAGGCCGTGGAAGCCGATGCCCGCATGCGCGGCCGCACCATCAACCCCGACGACTACGCCAGAGTGCGCCTGATCGCGGCGACTGTGGCAGACCACTTTAACGAGCGCCTGCAATGA
- a CDS encoding phage tail terminator protein, which translates to MIAVPDLLIARLKDQFKDVEGLLALSGFQDRQVSREKLFVVELSERPHGVVDGTGLYRQDMTLTLGVLLVLPAINCKTPDLTTPRNLVRQLLFSWAPDPSLTPLALAGGQLQPSRAGTVAWLDRFTTDYTEDANYA; encoded by the coding sequence GTGATAGCCGTGCCCGATCTGCTCATTGCCCGCCTCAAGGACCAGTTCAAGGACGTGGAGGGGCTGCTGGCCCTGTCTGGCTTCCAGGACCGCCAGGTGAGCAGGGAAAAGCTGTTCGTGGTGGAGCTGTCAGAGCGCCCCCATGGGGTAGTGGACGGCACCGGCCTTTATCGCCAGGACATGACCCTGACCCTGGGCGTGTTGCTGGTGCTGCCGGCAATCAACTGCAAGACACCGGATCTCACCACCCCCAGGAACCTGGTGCGCCAGTTGCTGTTCAGCTGGGCCCCGGATCCGAGCCTGACCCCCCTGGCCCTGGCCGGCGGGCAGCTGCAACCCAGCCGCGCCGGCACCGTTGCCTGGCTGGACCGTTTCACAACCGATTACACCGAGGACGCCAACTATGCGTAA
- a CDS encoding gp436 family protein, with protein MYAALADMQARFGEDELIVLTDRAQAGVIDQAVLDGALADATATIDGYLAGRYPLPLAQVPPVLVRLCCDLTRYYLYDEQATDQVTKRHDAALKMLDQMASGAISLGLDAADAPEGSNLSEIQSAGTVWARANSQGFL; from the coding sequence ATGTACGCGGCCCTGGCTGACATGCAGGCCCGCTTCGGTGAGGACGAGCTGATCGTCCTCACCGACAGGGCCCAGGCCGGCGTCATCGACCAGGCCGTCTTGGATGGTGCCCTGGCAGACGCTACCGCCACCATAGACGGCTACTTGGCCGGCCGCTACCCGCTGCCGCTGGCCCAGGTGCCGCCTGTGCTGGTGCGCCTGTGCTGTGACCTGACCCGCTACTACCTGTACGACGAGCAGGCCACCGATCAGGTGACCAAACGCCATGACGCCGCCCTCAAGATGCTGGACCAGATGGCGAGCGGCGCTATCAGTCTCGGCCTGGACGCCGCCGACGCCCCCGAAGGCAGCAACCTGTCCGAGATCCAGTCCGCCGGCACCGTCTGGGCCCGCGCCAATAGCCAGGGGTTCTTGTGA
- a CDS encoding HI1506-related protein yields MSKTIVYALVVASLAHDGYRRAGLAFKKGDNTFDGVALSDAQLAALKADTRLAVKKAEPLREADQKGRTLEPQLVGSLNGTVGGVVTLDGEHKTLAELTLAELRPLAESLDIEGAKTLKKDELVAAIEATQVEVHDEGQDA; encoded by the coding sequence ATGTCCAAGACGATCGTTTACGCGCTGGTGGTTGCGAGCCTTGCCCATGATGGTTATCGCCGTGCTGGCCTGGCCTTTAAAAAGGGTGACAACACCTTTGATGGCGTTGCCCTGTCCGATGCCCAACTGGCGGCCCTCAAGGCGGACACCCGCCTGGCAGTCAAAAAAGCCGAGCCGCTCCGTGAAGCTGACCAGAAGGGCAGGACCCTGGAACCTCAGTTGGTGGGCAGCCTGAATGGCACCGTCGGCGGTGTAGTGACCCTGGATGGGGAGCACAAGACCCTGGCCGAGCTGACGCTGGCTGAGCTGCGGCCCTTGGCCGAAAGCCTCGACATCGAGGGCGCCAAGACCCTGAAGAAGGACGAACTGGTGGCCGCCATTGAGGCCACCCAGGTTGAAGTGCATGACGAAGGCCAGGACGCCTAA
- a CDS encoding Mu-like prophage major head subunit gpT family protein yields MLITASALQSLRTTVRMEFAKALANVEPQYQLVATVVPSTSKSNTYGWIGAMPSFREWVGDRVVNSVKEHGYSITNKTWENTIGINRDDVEDDNIGMVPTVVQSLAQEGAEFPDELVFGLLPNGFTTACYDGQNFFDTDHPVNSKHDGTGADSSVANMVDETGSGYTGEPWYLLDTSRPLKPLIFQDRRKLAINTLFNPTDPAVWTSNEFEFGADMRCEAGYGFWQMAFGNKRDLTAANLWDSWKRMRAFTRDGGKKLKIRPNLLVVPPSLEEEATKLLERDFIDEGGVTVKNEMKGKVKLLVVDVL; encoded by the coding sequence ATGTTGATTACCGCCTCAGCTCTGCAGTCCCTTCGCACCACGGTGAGGATGGAGTTCGCCAAGGCCTTGGCCAACGTCGAACCTCAGTACCAACTGGTGGCCACTGTGGTGCCGTCCACCAGCAAGTCCAACACCTACGGCTGGATCGGCGCCATGCCCTCCTTCCGTGAGTGGGTGGGTGACCGCGTAGTGAACTCCGTCAAGGAGCATGGCTACAGCATCACCAACAAAACCTGGGAAAACACCATCGGCATCAATCGCGATGACGTTGAGGACGACAACATCGGCATGGTGCCCACCGTTGTTCAGTCGTTGGCCCAGGAAGGGGCCGAGTTCCCCGACGAACTGGTGTTCGGCTTGCTCCCCAACGGCTTTACCACCGCCTGCTACGACGGCCAGAACTTCTTCGACACCGACCACCCCGTCAATAGCAAGCACGATGGCACCGGCGCCGATAGCTCCGTGGCCAACATGGTGGACGAAACTGGCTCTGGCTACACCGGCGAGCCCTGGTACCTGCTGGACACCAGCCGGCCGCTCAAGCCGCTGATCTTCCAGGACCGCCGCAAGCTGGCCATCAACACCCTGTTCAACCCCACCGACCCGGCGGTCTGGACCAGCAATGAGTTCGAGTTCGGTGCAGACATGCGTTGTGAAGCGGGCTACGGCTTCTGGCAGATGGCCTTCGGTAACAAGCGTGACCTGACCGCCGCCAACCTCTGGGACTCCTGGAAGCGCATGCGCGCCTTCACCCGCGACGGCGGCAAGAAGCTGAAGATCCGGCCCAATCTGCTGGTGGTCCCCCCCAGCCTTGAAGAGGAAGCCACCAAGCTGCTGGAGCGCGACTTCATCGACGAAGGCGGTGTCACCGTCAAGAACGAGATGAAAGGCAAGGTCAAGCTGCTGGTCGTTGACGTGCTGTAA
- a CDS encoding phage protease: MKKHPLEAAVAALNNQTNAAVVGIVACSLSLEQAGAVQLLPDGLFKAKDGRPFDVPGGQWLLDDTAWQAIQAAAAERSNDYHFDYEHQTLRTSDNGQPAPAAGWVKPSALRYVPGQGLFADGVEWTKNAAQMIRDKEYRYTSAVFAYDKASGRPLALLHIALTNDPALDGMKAIAALKASFNPTTHHGDPAMNEALRLLAALGVSTEGIDPADAAACKTAVDQGTAAITALKAKADKTGPLETEVAALKAKTGPDMSQFVPKDVHAEALQQLAALSAQHGTVTLDATMEAATKAGKVFGEKDKAYLLALGKTQGVAALKAVVDERPAIAALTTTQTTAKPPEGEDTAIAALTAEDKKFADAIGCSYEEFAKAKAEQNKE; the protein is encoded by the coding sequence ATGAAAAAACACCCCCTTGAAGCCGCCGTCGCGGCACTGAACAACCAGACCAACGCCGCCGTGGTTGGCATCGTCGCCTGTAGCCTCTCCCTGGAGCAGGCGGGCGCTGTGCAGCTGTTGCCGGACGGTCTGTTCAAGGCCAAGGACGGTCGCCCCTTTGATGTACCTGGTGGCCAGTGGCTGCTGGACGACACCGCCTGGCAGGCCATCCAGGCCGCCGCTGCCGAGCGCAGCAACGACTACCACTTCGACTACGAACACCAGACCCTGCGCACCAGCGACAACGGCCAGCCCGCCCCGGCCGCCGGTTGGGTCAAGCCGTCCGCCCTGCGCTACGTGCCGGGCCAGGGCCTCTTCGCCGATGGGGTGGAGTGGACCAAGAACGCGGCCCAGATGATCCGCGACAAAGAGTACCGCTACACCAGCGCCGTCTTCGCCTACGACAAGGCCAGCGGTCGCCCCCTGGCGCTGCTGCATATCGCCCTGACCAATGACCCGGCCCTCGACGGCATGAAGGCCATTGCCGCCCTCAAGGCCTCCTTTAACCCCACCACCCACCATGGAGATCCCGCCATGAACGAAGCCCTGCGCCTGCTGGCGGCGCTGGGCGTCAGTACCGAGGGCATAGACCCTGCTGACGCCGCCGCCTGCAAGACCGCCGTTGACCAAGGCACTGCTGCCATCACCGCACTCAAGGCCAAGGCCGACAAGACCGGCCCCCTGGAGACCGAAGTAGCGGCCCTGAAGGCCAAGACCGGCCCGGACATGAGCCAGTTTGTGCCCAAGGACGTGCACGCCGAAGCGCTGCAGCAACTGGCCGCCCTCAGTGCCCAGCATGGCACCGTGACCCTGGACGCCACCATGGAGGCCGCCACCAAGGCTGGCAAGGTCTTCGGCGAGAAGGACAAGGCCTACCTGTTGGCGCTCGGTAAGACCCAGGGCGTGGCTGCCCTCAAGGCGGTTGTCGACGAGCGCCCGGCCATCGCCGCCCTGACCACCACCCAAACCACGGCCAAGCCGCCCGAAGGCGAAGACACCGCCATCGCCGCCTTGACCGCCGAAGACAAAAAGTTCGCTGACGCCATTGGCTGCTCCTACGAGGAGTTTGCTAAGGCCAAGGCCGAGCAGAACAAGGAGTAA
- a CDS encoding phage virion morphogenesis protein: MAGTQINIAPQGFAETHKTLQDLIDQGEDLQQPMAAIGEYLLGSTQDRFDAGVAPDGTPWAPLRPSTLARKTKNLDKVLIENGYLYNLVYQATSHDLSLGTPMVYGAMMQFGGTRAQFPHLWGDIPARPFLGVTPEDEAEILAIVADFLSGAVSA; encoded by the coding sequence ATGGCCGGAACCCAAATCAACATCGCCCCCCAGGGCTTTGCCGAAACCCACAAGACCCTCCAGGATCTTATCGACCAGGGTGAGGACCTCCAGCAGCCCATGGCCGCCATCGGTGAGTACCTGCTGGGCAGCACCCAGGACCGCTTCGATGCAGGCGTCGCCCCGGACGGCACCCCCTGGGCGCCCTTGAGGCCCTCGACCCTGGCCCGCAAGACCAAGAACCTGGACAAGGTGCTCATCGAGAACGGCTACCTCTACAACCTGGTCTACCAGGCCACCAGTCACGATCTGTCCCTGGGCACCCCCATGGTCTACGGCGCCATGATGCAGTTCGGCGGCACCAGGGCCCAGTTCCCCCACCTCTGGGGCGATATCCCGGCCCGCCCTTTCCTCGGCGTCACCCCCGAAGACGAGGCCGAGATCCTCGCCATCGTCGCCGACTTCCTCAGCGGCGCTGTAAGCGCCTAA
- a CDS encoding PBECR2 nuclease fold domain-containing protein, producing MGSAQYGGVQFAQAIDFFRGKLSMPTAAWDDLWGAMHSRAFVVAGAMQADLLADLRQAVDGAIADGVALGAFKQQFKAIAAKHGWEHKGGADWRARVIYDTNMRQAYNAGRWEQLQGFPYWQYRHGHSGTPRPDHLSWDKLVLPKDDPWWRTHFPQNGWGCTCTVRGYTEGQFQRLGLEIGQAPEQGTYQWTNKKTGEVLEVPKGIDPGFDYSVGEASLGRRLTDQDMADWQAGKGEAWERLTPGSWKTYGRPELLPIHEAKAPLAARAQTRDELVALATQVLGGSEVIWQGGPMPVYLNAASLADHIDIARAPMLPLVPEVLTKPDEVWAAFERHKGTGKVELRWRFLRMVSAGKYKGQLLVAQVARGILEAWTFIPVKQLGYVNRQRQGMLVFLEGKAVGSRPGIGGADSSAGN from the coding sequence ATGGGGTCCGCGCAGTACGGCGGCGTGCAGTTCGCCCAGGCCATCGACTTTTTCCGGGGCAAGCTCAGCATGCCCACGGCCGCCTGGGACGACCTCTGGGGCGCCATGCACAGCCGCGCCTTCGTGGTGGCCGGCGCCATGCAGGCCGACCTGCTGGCGGACCTGCGCCAGGCCGTGGACGGCGCCATAGCCGATGGCGTGGCCCTCGGCGCGTTCAAGCAGCAGTTCAAGGCCATCGCCGCCAAGCACGGCTGGGAGCACAAAGGCGGTGCCGACTGGCGCGCCCGCGTGATCTACGACACCAATATGCGCCAGGCCTACAACGCCGGGCGCTGGGAGCAGCTCCAGGGCTTCCCCTACTGGCAATACCGCCATGGCCACTCCGGCACCCCCCGCCCTGACCACCTGTCTTGGGACAAGCTGGTGCTGCCTAAGGACGACCCCTGGTGGCGCACCCACTTCCCCCAGAACGGTTGGGGCTGCACCTGCACAGTGCGCGGCTACACAGAAGGCCAGTTCCAGCGGCTGGGGCTGGAGATAGGCCAAGCGCCGGAGCAGGGCACTTATCAGTGGACTAACAAGAAGACCGGCGAGGTCCTGGAGGTGCCCAAGGGCATAGACCCCGGCTTTGACTACTCGGTGGGGGAGGCGAGCCTGGGACGGCGCCTCACCGACCAGGACATGGCCGACTGGCAGGCCGGCAAGGGGGAGGCCTGGGAGCGGCTGACGCCGGGTTCTTGGAAGACCTACGGCCGGCCCGAGCTGCTGCCCATCCATGAGGCCAAGGCGCCTCTGGCGGCCAGGGCCCAGACCCGCGACGAGCTGGTGGCCCTCGCCACCCAGGTGTTGGGCGGGAGCGAGGTGATCTGGCAGGGCGGCCCCATGCCGGTCTACCTCAACGCGGCCAGCCTCGCCGACCATATCGACATCGCCAGGGCGCCCATGCTGCCCCTGGTGCCTGAGGTGCTTACCAAGCCGGACGAAGTCTGGGCCGCCTTTGAGCGCCACAAGGGCACCGGCAAGGTTGAGCTGCGCTGGCGGTTCCTGCGCATGGTCTCGGCGGGCAAGTACAAGGGGCAGTTGCTGGTGGCCCAGGTGGCCAGGGGGATCTTGGAAGCCTGGACCTTTATCCCGGTTAAGCAGCTTGGCTACGTCAACCGGCAGCGGCAAGGAATGCTGGTGTTCCTGGAAGGCAAAGCGGTGGGATCTCGCCCCGGCATCGGCGGTGCGGACAGCAGTGCAGGGAATTGA
- a CDS encoding DUF935 domain-containing protein, giving the protein MSIDKIKARLGRNTQALTNQQTDKAEVGLVRKEWAEHPTSGLTPARLAEIMLNAEHGDLLGQLDLADDIEEKDGHVMAELAKRKNALLSKTWQIVPPPNASRAEQRDADMVNEILRSVPDFEDLILDMGDGILRSINNSQVHWARDSKEWYPQQFETLPARRFTVSETNPSQVLLRLDGGRAEPLWQFGWVQHRHKAKSGYIPRSGLIRTLAWPFLFKNYSVRDLAEFLEIYGLPLRLGKYPAGASQAEKSTLLQAIMSIGHNAGGIIPKGMDIEFREAAKGASDPYMAMVEWAERTQSKVILGGTLTSQADGKSSTHALGNVHNEVREELRDSDLRQIGSTLTRDLVWPLLLLNGSTYTDQRRRARLQFDTQEPEDLVSFSQAIPPLVQAGARIPAAWVNDKLKIPQPKDGEAVLGAPTGAPAPATPQSPAALRFAALKAAPPQGDGLGSFTDQLANEAGTELDQQLTAIADLVDKAQSWEEVEQALIQAYQGQGAAALAGVMQQAMAAASLAGRYDVELGN; this is encoded by the coding sequence GTGAGTATCGACAAAATCAAGGCCCGTCTGGGCCGCAATACCCAGGCCCTGACCAATCAGCAGACTGACAAGGCCGAGGTGGGCCTGGTGCGCAAAGAGTGGGCCGAACACCCCACTTCCGGCCTCACCCCGGCCCGCCTGGCCGAGATCATGTTAAACGCCGAACATGGCGACCTGCTCGGTCAGTTGGACCTTGCCGACGACATCGAGGAAAAGGACGGCCACGTCATGGCCGAACTGGCCAAACGCAAGAATGCCCTCCTCAGTAAGACGTGGCAGATAGTGCCGCCGCCGAACGCCAGCCGCGCCGAACAGCGCGATGCCGACATGGTCAACGAGATCCTCAGGTCGGTGCCGGACTTCGAAGACCTCATCCTGGATATGGGCGACGGCATACTGCGCAGTATCAACAACAGCCAGGTCCACTGGGCCAGGGACAGCAAAGAATGGTATCCGCAGCAGTTTGAAACCCTGCCGGCCAGGCGCTTCACCGTGAGCGAGACCAACCCCAGCCAGGTGCTGCTGCGCCTGGACGGGGGCAGGGCCGAGCCGCTTTGGCAATTTGGCTGGGTGCAGCACCGCCACAAGGCCAAGTCGGGCTATATCCCCCGCTCTGGCCTTATCCGCACCCTGGCCTGGCCCTTCCTGTTTAAGAACTACAGCGTGCGGGACCTGGCCGAGTTCCTGGAGATCTATGGCCTGCCGCTGCGCCTCGGCAAGTACCCGGCCGGTGCCAGTCAGGCCGAGAAGTCCACCCTTCTGCAGGCGATCATGAGCATCGGCCACAATGCCGGCGGCATCATCCCCAAGGGCATGGACATCGAGTTCCGCGAAGCGGCCAAAGGCGCCTCCGACCCCTACATGGCCATGGTGGAGTGGGCCGAGCGTACCCAGTCCAAGGTGATCCTGGGCGGCACCCTCACCAGCCAGGCGGACGGCAAGTCCAGCACCCATGCCTTGGGCAACGTCCACAACGAGGTGCGCGAAGAGCTGCGGGACTCCGACCTGCGCCAGATCGGCTCAACCCTGACCCGCGACCTGGTATGGCCGCTGCTGCTCCTGAACGGCAGCACCTACACCGACCAGCGCCGCCGGGCCCGGCTCCAGTTCGACACCCAGGAGCCGGAAGATCTGGTCAGCTTCAGCCAGGCTATACCGCCCCTGGTCCAGGCCGGCGCCCGCATCCCTGCCGCCTGGGTCAATGACAAGCTGAAGATCCCCCAGCCCAAGGACGGCGAAGCGGTGCTGGGAGCCCCAACGGGCGCACCGGCACCGGCGACGCCGCAAAGCCCTGCGGCCCTGCGCTTTGCCGCCCTCAAGGCGGCCCCGCCACAAGGTGACGGCCTCGGCAGTTTCACCGACCAGTTGGCCAACGAGGCCGGCACCGAGCTGGACCAGCAACTGACCGCCATTGCCGACCTGGTGGATAAGGCCCAGAGCTGGGAGGAAGTGGAGCAGGCCCTGATCCAGGCCTACCAGGGCCAGGGCGCCGCCGCCCTGGCCGGGGTGATGCAGCAGGCCATGGCGGCGGCCAGCCTGGCCGGCCGCTATGACGTGGAGCTGGGCAACTGA